A stretch of Terriglobia bacterium DNA encodes these proteins:
- a CDS encoding DUF3467 domain-containing protein gives MTIQQQPNIRLVNAPDYRDTYANSIQIRVSVWDFLLVFGRLQPVTAQEVEVQNFQGIYLSPQQAKALLTILEQNVRQYEGTFGEIKLDPNITAQQSQIN, from the coding sequence ATGACAATTCAGCAGCAGCCCAACATCCGCCTGGTCAACGCGCCCGATTACCGCGATACCTACGCCAACTCAATACAAATCCGCGTCAGCGTGTGGGACTTTCTGCTGGTTTTTGGCCGCTTGCAGCCTGTGACGGCGCAAGAGGTCGAAGTGCAGAATTTTCAGGGCATCTACCTGAGTCCGCAACAGGCCAAGGCGTTGTTGACCATCCTGGAGCAGAATGTACGCCAGTATGAAGGCACGTTCGGCGAAATCAAGCTCGATCCCAATATCACGGCGCAGCAAAGCCAAATCAACTAG